From one Gemmobacter sp. genomic stretch:
- a CDS encoding WYL domain-containing protein, with amino-acid sequence MLKWGVERRLEFIEFRLFWEGGVNRSDLIDTFGVSVPQASKDLTHYQERAPHNAIYDKSARRYVAGPEFRPVFLDPDPDAYLMRLRTLAEGVVEAGSSWLSAPPEMDIALTPRRKVDAGVLRAILAAIRGGQSLDVRYQSMSRDRPDPAWRRITPHAFGHDGFRWHARSWCHETGRFKDFLLPRILEIGVTSTPGADGGQDRLWHEAFDIILVPHPGLSPGQQAVVAKDYDMEGGRSVLTVRYAMLFYVMRRLGLLEDARGRDPRTQHIVAENAPELAAAFARAQHEFDGLCCTNRLLTVLPLSLGRLIPRPL; translated from the coding sequence ATGCTGAAATGGGGTGTCGAGCGGCGGCTGGAGTTCATTGAATTCCGCCTGTTCTGGGAGGGTGGTGTCAACCGATCCGACCTGATCGATACCTTTGGCGTCTCGGTGCCGCAGGCCTCCAAGGATCTGACCCATTATCAGGAGCGCGCACCCCACAACGCGATATATGACAAAAGCGCGCGTCGTTATGTGGCGGGGCCGGAGTTTCGGCCTGTGTTTCTGGACCCTGATCCCGATGCCTACCTCATGCGCCTGCGAACGCTGGCCGAAGGGGTGGTCGAGGCCGGGTCCAGCTGGCTCTCTGCACCACCCGAGATGGATATTGCGCTGACGCCCCGCCGCAAGGTGGATGCTGGGGTGCTGCGCGCCATTCTCGCGGCGATCCGTGGGGGGCAATCGCTGGATGTCCGTTATCAGTCGATGAGCAGGGATCGCCCGGATCCGGCCTGGCGCAGGATCACCCCCCATGCCTTTGGCCATGACGGGTTCCGCTGGCATGCCCGTTCCTGGTGTCATGAGACCGGGCGGTTCAAGGATTTCCTTCTACCGCGAATTCTGGAGATCGGGGTGACCTCCACGCCCGGTGCCGACGGGGGGCAGGATCGGTTGTGGCATGAGGCGTTCGACATCATACTCGTTCCCCATCCCGGGCTGTCGCCGGGGCAGCAGGCCGTGGTAGCGAAAGATTACGATATGGAAGGCGGGCGGTCGGTGCTGACCGTCCGCTATGCGATGCTGTTTTATGTGATGCGCCGTTTGGGGCTGCTGGAGGATGCAAGGGGGCGTGATCCTCGCACACAGCATATCGTGGCCGAGAATGCACCTGAACTCGCTGCCGCGTTTGCGCGGGCGCAGCACGAGTTCGATGGACTCTGTTGCACAAATCGGCTGCTGACTGTCCTTCCCCTTTCCCTGGGCAGACTTATCCCGCGACCTCTGTGA
- a CDS encoding IS5 family transposase yields the protein MSRPTPPTYKTRNWPAYNEALKRRGSLTIWFDPAMTWEAAPTGKRGRQPAYGDAAIQTCLTMKVLFGMALRQTTGFVESLLRLIGLDWAVPDFSTLSRRQKALKVNIPYRGSNDPLHLLVDSTGIKVEGEGEWNARKHGGTKRRVWRKIHIGIDEKSLEIRAAEFTTSDVGDAPMLPELLGQIPPEQEIATVTADGAFDTRKCHDAIAARGAAAIIPPRKNAKPWKPDTPGAVARNEILRTSKRVGRTIWRRWSGYHRRSRAETKMHCVKLLGQRLSARDFDRQVAEFQVRVAVLNGFTALGIPVTEVAG from the coding sequence ATGAGCAGACCGACACCTCCGACCTACAAGACCAGGAACTGGCCGGCCTACAATGAAGCGCTGAAGCGCCGCGGCTCGCTGACGATCTGGTTCGATCCCGCCATGACATGGGAAGCCGCACCGACCGGCAAGCGCGGGCGGCAGCCCGCCTATGGTGATGCCGCCATCCAAACCTGCCTGACGATGAAGGTTCTGTTCGGCATGGCGCTTCGACAGACAACCGGGTTTGTTGAGAGCCTCCTGCGCCTGATCGGCCTGGACTGGGCCGTGCCCGACTTCAGCACGCTCAGCCGCCGCCAGAAGGCGTTGAAGGTGAACATTCCCTACCGGGGTTCCAACGACCCGTTGCACCTGCTGGTGGACAGCACCGGGATCAAGGTCGAGGGCGAAGGGGAATGGAACGCCCGCAAGCATGGAGGCACCAAACGCCGGGTTTGGCGCAAGATCCACATCGGGATCGACGAGAAATCCCTAGAAATCCGGGCGGCCGAGTTCACCACCAGCGACGTGGGCGACGCGCCCATGCTGCCCGAACTGCTGGGCCAGATCCCTCCCGAGCAGGAGATCGCCACTGTCACCGCCGACGGCGCCTTCGACACCCGCAAGTGCCATGACGCCATCGCGGCCCGTGGCGCGGCGGCGATCATACCGCCCCGCAAGAACGCCAAGCCCTGGAAGCCAGACACCCCCGGTGCTGTCGCGCGCAACGAAATCCTGCGCACATCGAAGCGCGTCGGGCGGACCATCTGGCGACGATGGAGCGGCTATCACCGCCGAAGCCGCGCCGAAACCAAGATGCACTGCGTCAAGCTGCTGGGTCAGCGCCTGTCCGCCCGAGACTTCGACCGTCAGGTTGCGGAGTTCCAGGTCAGGGTTGCCGTGCTCAATGGCTTCACCGCGCTCGGCATCCCCGTCACAGAGGTCGCGGGATAA
- a CDS encoding MIT C-terminal domain-containing protein, which yields MRIDSTFDAADFHYVTQDGSKRAVTTLEEEEFPQFYHRRPADADSIIEEAKPEAAAPLVAAAVSVPTPRATAPAVFVPKAGHVVFTENRKGISFDKIFGPWTDGARKITVTDPYIRKFHQARNVMELIEMLIRRKAPEDQVAVHLVTAPDDGNIQEQRECLDGIAEACSGTGVDFTWAFDGTGGLHARDITTDTGWKMVLDRGLDIFQPTPRKLNGFSLGERMQDYRMIRSFYVTYVKAS from the coding sequence TTGCGGATCGACAGCACGTTTGATGCGGCCGATTTCCATTACGTTACGCAAGACGGATCGAAGAGGGCGGTCACCACGCTGGAGGAGGAGGAGTTCCCGCAATTCTATCATCGGCGGCCTGCTGATGCGGACAGCATCATCGAAGAGGCCAAGCCGGAAGCTGCGGCCCCACTTGTTGCCGCTGCGGTGTCTGTTCCGACGCCGCGTGCCACTGCACCCGCCGTCTTTGTTCCCAAAGCGGGCCATGTGGTGTTCACGGAAAACCGCAAGGGGATCAGCTTTGACAAGATCTTCGGGCCCTGGACGGATGGGGCGCGCAAAATCACCGTTACCGACCCCTATATCCGCAAGTTCCATCAGGCCCGGAACGTGATGGAACTGATCGAAATGCTGATCCGCCGCAAAGCGCCGGAAGATCAGGTGGCGGTGCATCTTGTCACAGCTCCGGATGACGGGAACATCCAGGAACAGCGTGAATGCCTGGATGGCATTGCCGAGGCCTGCAGCGGAACCGGCGTGGATTTCACCTGGGCCTTTGATGGCACCGGAGGGCTGCATGCACGCGATATCACCACGGATACCGGCTGGAAGATGGTCCTTGATCGTGGTCTCGACATTTTCCAGCCTACTCCGCGCAAGCTGAACGGGTTCTCTTTGGGCGAGCGTATGCAGGATTACCGCATGATACGCAGTTTCTATGTGACCTACGTCAAGGCTTCCTGA
- a CDS encoding IS5 family transposase gives MSNLFWLTDAQMARLQPFFPKSHGKPRVDDRRVLSGIIFINRNGLRWRDAPREYGPPKTLYNRWKRWSDRGVFARMMDGLAAEAAVPKAVMIDATYLKAHRTATCLRSKRGGPGDQRGRLIGRTKGGMNTKLHAVADADGRPIRFFMTAGQVSDYTGAAALLGSLPKAEWLLADRGHDADWFREALRDKGIKPCIPGRKSRGKPVKHDKRRYKRRNRIEIMFGRLKDWRRVATRYDRCPKVFLSAIALAATVMFWL, from the coding sequence ATGAGCAACCTTTTCTGGCTGACCGACGCGCAGATGGCGCGGCTTCAACCCTTCTTCCCCAAGAGCCACGGCAAGCCGCGCGTCGATGACCGGCGAGTGTTGAGCGGCATAATCTTCATCAATCGCAATGGCTTGCGGTGGCGCGATGCGCCAAGGGAGTATGGCCCGCCGAAGACCCTCTACAACCGCTGGAAACGGTGGAGCGACAGAGGTGTCTTCGCCCGGATGATGGATGGTCTGGCCGCCGAAGCCGCCGTTCCGAAGGCGGTGATGATCGACGCGACTTATCTCAAGGCACACCGCACGGCGACCTGCCTGCGGTCGAAAAGGGGGGGGCCGGGCGACCAGAGGGGCCGTCTGATCGGCCGAACGAAGGGCGGCATGAACACCAAGCTGCACGCCGTCGCCGACGCCGACGGTCGGCCGATCCGCTTCTTCATGACCGCAGGCCAGGTCAGCGACTACACGGGTGCGGCGGCCCTGCTGGGCAGCCTGCCAAAGGCGGAGTGGTTGCTGGCCGACCGGGGCCATGACGCCGACTGGTTCAGGGAAGCGTTGAGAGACAAAGGGATAAAGCCCTGCATCCCCGGCCGGAAGTCACGCGGCAAACCCGTCAAGCATGACAAGCGCCGCTACAAACGCCGTAACCGGATCGAGATCATGTTCGGGCGGCTCAAGGACTGGCGACGGGTCGCAACGCGATACGACCGGTGCCCGAAGGTCTTCCTATCCGCCATCGCCCTCGCCGCTACCGTCATGTTCTGGCTATAA